In Coleofasciculus chthonoplastes PCC 7420, the genomic window TCGATTAATACCGCTACCTTACAGCAGTTTACAAACCTTTATTATAACGGGTGCAACTTATCAAATATTAACAGGCAAAAGTTAAATCACATAACTCTGGACAAGTTTACAATACATCGGTACTATAAATAAGCAAAGGAAAGACTATTAATGTTAGGGGTAGACTGAGAATATGGCTAGCACTCATACAGGTATCGAGTGGACAGACCGAACATGGAACCCCACAACTGGTTGCAACAAAGTTAGTCCAGGTTGTACCCATTGTTATGCAGAAGCACTAACTAAACGGTTTCATCAGAATTTTCCCAATGGATTTGATTTAACCCTGCATCGGGAACGCATAAAAGAACCCTTGCGTTGGCGCAAGCCAAGTCGCATTTTTGTCAACTCTATGAGTGATCTTTTTCACGAAGACGTGCCTATCGGATTTCTCAAAGACGTGTTTGATGTGATGGGTCAAACTCCGCAGCATATCTATCAAATTTTGACCAAACGACATGAACATTTAGTTGAATTAGCGTCTCAGTTAGAATGGCATAACAATATTTGGATGGGGGTATCGGTTGAAAATCAGGACTATGTTCATCGGGTTGATTCCCTGCGACAAGTTCCAGCCAATGTGCGTTTTCTCTCTTGTGAACCACTTCTCGGTGATTTACATCTTAATTTAACGGATATTCATTGGGTTATTGTGGGTGGCGAATCGGGAAATAGATATCGTCCGATGAAGTTAGAGTGGGCGCAAAGTATTCGTGATCAATGTCAGAGGTTTGATGTCGCATTTTTCTTTAAACAATGGGGAGGTAGAACTCCAAAAGCTGGAGGAAGAGAACTGGATGGGAAGATTTGGGATGAGATGCCATTAGCTTGGAATAGCCACAGACAAGCAAAAAAAAAGTGTATATATAAGCTAGTCAGTTGATGAGAGAACTTTAACTAATAAGCTTATGCGACCTAAAACTACAAAAAATTAAGTTTTCATACTCTCATGCTACTAATCTTATTTCACTATTAAGAGTGAATAGTTTTCTCGCTCCAGGTTTTCTGATTTCTAATTTTCCAGCTTCATAAAGTGGTGTCAGGATTTCTTGGTAATATTGAGTCCTTTTGAGGAAACCCAATTCACTTATTTGTAAAATACTTTTTGTAATTGCGTCTTTACAACTTAACCAAGAAGGTTTAACATCTTGCAATACATTGACAACTTCATTCCTAATTTTTTTAATTCGTATTGTATTTTCATTATTCCATTCTCTATCAAGAAAA contains:
- a CDS encoding DUF5131 family protein, with protein sequence MASTHTGIEWTDRTWNPTTGCNKVSPGCTHCYAEALTKRFHQNFPNGFDLTLHRERIKEPLRWRKPSRIFVNSMSDLFHEDVPIGFLKDVFDVMGQTPQHIYQILTKRHEHLVELASQLEWHNNIWMGVSVENQDYVHRVDSLRQVPANVRFLSCEPLLGDLHLNLTDIHWVIVGGESGNRYRPMKLEWAQSIRDQCQRFDVAFFFKQWGGRTPKAGGRELDGKIWDEMPLAWNSHRQAKKKCIYKLVS